Below is a genomic region from Pyrococcus kukulkanii.
TGAACTTTATCAGCCTCTCATCTATGTCTAAAACAGCTATCCTCTTTGGAAGTCCCGAGAGCATTAGAGCAATGCTCGTTAGGTCATCGTCACCCAACACGAACACCTCTTTGTTCTCTAAATCACCTCTAGTGTGCATTAAAATTACCCTGGCAACCGTTGTTTCTGGAGTAACGTAGGCCTGATCGTACTCGTGGACTGGCTCTGGTCTATCCTTCACTATCTCCCTGAACTGCTCTAGCAAATCAGCGAAGGCCTGAAGGTCAACGGTTTTACCCTGGCAATGGGGGCAGGTGTAATCGTACCTCTTCCCTATTCCGTACTCTGCAACAAAATCTTCTCCCTTCTCGGTAAGCTTAACTCCGTCCTTAAATTCAACGTAGCCAAGTTCATTCAAAGCTTCAAGAATTGCAACAACTAGAGGTAGAGGTTCTTCACTCAAATCAACGATCCTCCATATATCGTTGCTCGCTAAAACTGCAGATAAGACGTTTTCTACACTTCTCTCGTAAACTGGTATCTTTGTTTTGGCTTTAACCCTCTCTACTATCTCTCTCATCTCCAAACACCCCCAGAAGTGTTCTTTTTCTGAATTCTCTTTTCACCCCTTTTAAAGGTTTCTAAGCTTAGCTTAAACTTTATTTAGTTTTCAAGCGAATGAAAAATTTGGTGGTGAGAGTGGACAGGAAGCGCGGGGCTTATCCTGAGTACACCCTTGAGGATGCCATAGCAACTATATTCTTGCTCCGAACCCCTCTCGGCAGAAAGCAAATAGCGGAAAAGCTTGAGCTGGGAGAGGGAACAGTGAGAACTCTCCTTAGAAAGCTCTCTAATTTGGGAATAATAGGATCTAGGCAGAGAGGTCACTTCCTAACCAAAAAGGGGGAGGAGTTGAAGGTCAAGATTAACGAGAGTTTCCTTGACCCAATAGGAGTTTCCGTGGATGGTTGGCCTGCCTTTGCAATAATCGTAAGGAAACCTCCTGAGTTCAAGTCAATAGAGTTGAGAGACGAAGCAATAAAGTTTGATGCAAAGGGTGCGATGATCCTAACGGTCAAAAACAGTGAAATAGTGTTCCCCGAGGATCTAAGGCCCCTCAAGGAAACTTACCCTGAGATAGTTAAGAAGCTTAGAAATTATGAGGAGGGAGATGCGATAGTAATAGCATGGGCCGAAACCCCCGCAAAGGCGTTAAAGGCTGCCATTCACGTCGCCGTGATAATGAAAGAAAATAACCTCCCTGGGGAACTACTGGAGGTGGTTAGGTGATAATCCTCGCCTTGGACGTTTATGAAAGGGACAGGGCCTTAAAGATAGCTGAGGATGTTAAAGATTACATTTCAATGGTGAAGGTCAACTGGCCCTTAATTATAGGGAGTGGCCTTGATATAATAAGGGAGCTAAAGGAGAGGACGGGGCTGAAGATAATAGCCGATCTAAAGCTTGCAGATATCCCAAACACTAACAGGCTAATAGCAAAGAAGGTCTACGAGGTAGGCGCGGATTATATTATAGTTCACTCCTTCGTCGGGAAGGACAGCGTTCTGGCAGTTAAGGAGATTGGAGAGATAATAATGGTAGTCGAGATGAGCCATCCTGGGGCCCTTGAGTTCATAAACCCGCTAACGGATAAGTTCATTGAAATGGCCAACGAAATAAAGCCTTTTGGCGTTATAGCTCCAGGAACAAGGCCTGAGAGGATTAAGTACATCCGTGAGAGGTTAAACGGGGAAATAAAGATCTTAACTCCAGGAATAGGGGCCCAGGGAGGAAAAGCCTTAGAGGCCATAAAAGCCGGTGCGGACTACATAATCGTTGGAAGGGCAATATACTCTTCGGAGAATCCCAGGGAAGCGGCAAGGAGAATTTACGAGGAGGTGAAAGGATGGAGCTCAGGGTGAAGCATCCACTCAGCAAGAAGGAAGTTAAGGAGATAATAAGGCAACTGAGCGATATGTTTGGGGAGGAGATAGCCTCAAAAATGCTCAAGAAAAAGGATGACGTCAAGGTTGCCGAATTTGATAAGACGACGGAGATAATAATCGTGAACGAGAAGCCGATGTTCATAAGGAGGAAAGACCTCATCTTTCCGCTGGTCATAGCCCTGTACAATCTATCGGATGAGGAAGACCTAAGGAAGTGGCCCAGAAGAGTCGTCGTTGATGAAGGAGCGGTCCCCCATATCCTTAACGGGGCTGACGTCATGGCCCCAGGAATAGTTGATGCTGACGAAGACATTAGGGAGGGGGACTTCGTCTTCATAGTGGAGGAGAACTACGGGAGGCCCCTGGCGATAGGGATAGCCCTAATGAGTGGAAAGGCAATGAAGGAAAGGGACAGGGGAAAGGCCGTGAAGGTGATACACCACGCGAGGGATAAAATATGGCAGATAACCGCAAGATAAGGGTGGTAGTCGGTGGGGTCTTCGATATCCTCCACGTTGGCCACATTCACTTTTTAAAGATGGCCAAGGAGCTTGGAGATGAGCTGATAGTTATAGTTGCACATGATGAAACCGTAAAGAAAAGGAAGGGAAGGCCTCCGATAAATCCAGCCGAGGATCGAGCTGAAGTCCTTAGGGCGATAAGGTACGTTGATGATGTTGTAATAGGAGAACCCGGGGAGGTAAGCCTCGAGACTATTAAAAGGCTAAAGCCAGATATAATAGCCCTGGGCCCAGACCAAGACTTCAGCTGCAAAGACTTAAAGGAGAGACTAAAGAGGGAAGGCCTAAACGTTGAGGTGATAAGGCTGCCTTACCTGTATAAGGCGGACAGGGCAAAGACGAGCAAGATAATTCAGAGGATCATTGAGACTTTCTGCGACTGAACCTTAGGACGACGAATTCCTTAAACTTCATTACCTCCTCAAATCCCTTCCTCTTGTAGTAGTTGTACGCATCTAAGTTCGGGAAGGTCACAACGTATGCCTCCTTCCCGAGACTCTCAAGTCTTTTTATCGCAAATTCTAAGAGTTGGCTTCCAAGGCCCTTTCCCCTGTACCTCTCGTCAACCATGAAGAATTCTATTAGGCCGGTTCTTGGGCCTATTATCTCCTGGGGAACCCACCATACTCCTTCCTTGGGAAGATTGTATACTAAGGCGACTGTACCGACTATTTCATTATCTTGAGCAACGTAAAGCTCATCAAACTCCCTGGTTAGTCTGAACTCCAAGAATGGCTCATAGATTTTCTTAAAACCTTCAAAATCATCAATGCTCGGCTTTTTCTCAACCCACTCTAACGCCGGATACTTGCCTTTAGTACTCCTGTATATT
It encodes:
- the pyrF gene encoding orotidine-5'-phosphate decarboxylase, which codes for MIILALDVYERDRALKIAEDVKDYISMVKVNWPLIIGSGLDIIRELKERTGLKIIADLKLADIPNTNRLIAKKVYEVGADYIIVHSFVGKDSVLAVKEIGEIIMVVEMSHPGALEFINPLTDKFIEMANEIKPFGVIAPGTRPERIKYIRERLNGEIKILTPGIGAQGGKALEAIKAGADYIIVGRAIYSSENPREAARRIYEEVKGWSSG
- a CDS encoding RNA-binding protein, translating into MELRVKHPLSKKEVKEIIRQLSDMFGEEIASKMLKKKDDVKVAEFDKTTEIIIVNEKPMFIRRKDLIFPLVIALYNLSDEEDLRKWPRRVVVDEGAVPHILNGADVMAPGIVDADEDIREGDFVFIVEENYGRPLAIGIALMSGKAMKERDRGKAVKVIHHARDKIWQITAR
- a CDS encoding adenylyltransferase/cytidyltransferase family protein; the protein is MADNRKIRVVVGGVFDILHVGHIHFLKMAKELGDELIVIVAHDETVKKRKGRPPINPAEDRAEVLRAIRYVDDVVIGEPGEVSLETIKRLKPDIIALGPDQDFSCKDLKERLKREGLNVEVIRLPYLYKADRAKTSKIIQRIIETFCD
- the bpsA gene encoding N(4)-bis(aminopropyl)spermidine synthase; translated protein: MREIVERVKAKTKIPVYERSVENVLSAVLASNDIWRIVDLSEEPLPLVVAILEALNELGYVEFKDGVKLTEKGEDFVAEYGIGKRYDYTCPHCQGKTVDLQAFADLLEQFREIVKDRPEPVHEYDQAYVTPETTVARVILMHTRGDLENKEVFVLGDDDLTSIALMLSGLPKRIAVLDIDERLIKFIEKVADEIGYNDIEIFTFDLRKPLPDYALHKFDTFITDPPETVKAIRAFVGRGIATLKGPRCAGYFGITRRESSLDKWREIQKLLLNEFNVVITDIIRNFNEYVNWGYAEETRAWKLIPIKKLPEYNWYKSYMFRIETLEGSRGYEEEITDEDIYNDEEASTT
- a CDS encoding DUF4443 domain-containing protein, with product MDRKRGAYPEYTLEDAIATIFLLRTPLGRKQIAEKLELGEGTVRTLLRKLSNLGIIGSRQRGHFLTKKGEELKVKINESFLDPIGVSVDGWPAFAIIVRKPPEFKSIELRDEAIKFDAKGAMILTVKNSEIVFPEDLRPLKETYPEIVKKLRNYEEGDAIVIAWAETPAKALKAAIHVAVIMKENNLPGELLEVVR
- a CDS encoding GNAT family N-acetyltransferase — translated: MVEVKRAEDPLSLKDELVKFVFGIYRSTKGKYPALEWVEKKPSIDDFEGFKKIYEPFLEFRLTREFDELYVAQDNEIVGTVALVYNLPKEGVWWVPQEIIGPRTGLIEFFMVDERYRGKGLGSQLLEFAIKRLESLGKEAYVVTFPNLDAYNYYKRKGFEEVMKFKEFVVLRFSRRKSQ